The DNA window CCGCTTTCTGATCCGGTTCGAATGGCCGCTCGCCCAGAATGAAATGTGCCTTTTCAAGAAGTTGCGGGATGTTCTTCGCGCTTTGCTTGAGGCAGGGCAGGGCGCGTGCAAAACCCTCTTGCTGCGCGGTCGAAAGCGGCGGTTGTTTCGTTGCGGCCAGATAATCCGCCACTTCTTGCAGGAGTGCAGCATCTTCCGACGCCGCCAGATGCCGCCCCGAAAGGTTCTCGAGCTTCTTGAAGTCGAGCCGGGCCGGAGAGCGCCCGATTCCCTCCAGCGCGAACCAGGCCCTGGCCTGGTCGTCGGTGAAGAACTCGTCATCGCCATGCGACCAGCCGAGCCGGGCGAGATAGTTGCGCATGGCGGCGGCCGGGTAGCCCATGGCCTGATATTCCTCGACCCCGAGCGCGCCATGGCGTTTCGAAAGCTTCTTTCCGTCCGGCCCGTGGATCAGCGGGATATGCCCCCAGACCGGCACCGGCCAGCCCATGGCGTGGTAGATCTGCATCTGCCGGGCGGCGTTGTTGAGGTGGTCGTCGCCCCGGATCACATGGGTCACGCCCATGTCGTGATCGTCGACCACCACTGCCAGCATGTAGGTGGGCGTGCCGTCCGAGCGCAGCATCACCATGTCGTCGAGCTGGTCGTTGGCGATCTTCACATTGCCCTGCACCTTGTCCTCGATCACCGTCACGCCCTCGCGGGGCGCCTTCAGCCGGATCACATAGGGGGCATCGGGATGGGTGGCCGGGTCGGCCTCGCGCCACGGGCTCTGGAACAACGTCGAGCGGCCCTCGGCGCGCGCGGCCTCGCGAAAGGCCTCGATCTCGTCCTGGGTCGCGAAACACTTGTAGGCGGTGCCGTTTGCCAGCATTTCCCGTGCGACCTCGGCATGACGGGGCGCGCGCTCGAACTGGCTGACTGCCTCGCCGTCCCAGTCGAGACCGAGCCAGGTCAGCCCCTTCAGGATCGCGGCCGTCGCCTCGGGGGTCGAGCGGGCGCGGTCGGTATCCTCGATCCGCAGCAGGAAGCGACCGCCCCGGCCGCGCGCGTAAAGCCAGTTGAACAGCGCCGTGCGTGCGCCGCCGATATGCAGAAACCCGGTCGGCGAGGGCGCGAAACGGGTGACGACAGGGCCGTCCGACAAGTCGGTCATGAGCCTTAACCTTTTGTTCACCATGATGGAGATAGCGTCTCCGCCTGTCTAGGAGATCG is part of the Rhodovulum sp. MB263 genome and encodes:
- the gltX gene encoding glutamate--tRNA ligase; the protein is MTDLSDGPVVTRFAPSPTGFLHIGGARTALFNWLYARGRGGRFLLRIEDTDRARSTPEATAAILKGLTWLGLDWDGEAVSQFERAPRHAEVAREMLANGTAYKCFATQDEIEAFREAARAEGRSTLFQSPWREADPATHPDAPYVIRLKAPREGVTVIEDKVQGNVKIANDQLDDMVMLRSDGTPTYMLAVVVDDHDMGVTHVIRGDDHLNNAARQMQIYHAMGWPVPVWGHIPLIHGPDGKKLSKRHGALGVEEYQAMGYPAAAMRNYLARLGWSHGDDEFFTDDQARAWFALEGIGRSPARLDFKKLENLSGRHLAASEDAALLQEVADYLAATKQPPLSTAQQEGFARALPCLKQSAKNIPQLLEKAHFILGERPFEPDQKAAKSLDDVSRGILAELTPQLQSASWTRDALEAAVTGVAEAHGIGLGKLAQPLRAALAGRTVTPSIFDMMLVIGREETLARLADSQG